ATCGGTGAAGGCATTGAATCATAATATGGTTAGGGTGTATGAATAAAGTGTTTATTGAATCCAAAACCAGACAAATAGATTTGGTAATGCAATTAAGCAGGTAAAAACCCAGCCCATCTTGGTAAAGGCCAATGTTGGGATGGGATAGTCTTAGCTCAAGACCACCAGCCCACCAGGCTTAAGGCCCAGATGGGCTGGCTCCAACTTTATACTCCCTTAAGAAATTGCCAGGGGTAGTGAAGATGCTGCAGGAAGGAGAGAAGAACGGCTATagaaggtttttcttttttgatggaCATTAGGAACTTGTTATCTCAATTAAGATGTATtaatatgaagaagaaaaataggtgCATAGTTTCAGTGGCTCACCACCTAGCTGGGGAAGCTAGGATAAAAAATATTTCTGGCTATGTAAAGAATAATCTtcatctttgttttgttttgttttttgtttttggtttttttttttttttttttttttttttttgataatatatgtcggatttaaacaaaaaaataataataataaaaatagagagaagaagaagaaaggggctTATAGTTGTAATAAGACGTAATGCATATATAACTATGTaccaaatcaaaggttttgTGTTGCATAAAATTGGACACATTGCTAAGGTGGCAAGAATGTGTCATCCTCTTTCCTCTCCCTTCAAAAAACAACTCCTTACTCATGTGTCCATCGTTATGATTGGTGTATGTCTCTAGCTTATTGCTAGCTGGTGACATGTCCAACCCTTtcccataaaaataaataaataaatttatgttAAGATAAAGTGTTAGTAGTGTTGTGGGGAAAGAATGAACAGTATAAGTATGATGGACATTTTGTGTAATATATACAAGTGGCCATGAGTTTATATCCCACTATCTTATAGTAAGGTTTATATGAATGGAACCCTAGTTATGTCAGTTTATAAGAGAAACCAAGGTTGCATTTGATATGTATTATTGGAATGCTAATCTAGTAACTTTACATTATGAGATGATATAAACAACTACTTTAGCATCTCAAACTGCGAAATCAATATTAGAATGAATTATAAAAATACATATTAAATGCAACTCAAGTATCCAAAACCAGATATTCTTTATTGTCTATTCGGCTAGCCTCTCAATGATAGAAATTAGCATGTCTTAAGTGACAGACATACTATTGTATTTAAtttaaaatagataaaaagaaaattatatatgAAACTAAACAAAATACATTTTACTAATTCAAACTTTTTTATTATCCGGCATTGTTTTAAGTATCAAGACCAAACTGGAGATAACTGGACAAGTCAACTTGGGATTAGTTTGATGAATAATGACTCTAATTTACCtgatttcctatttttccttCAAAACTAGGTTGAAATTATGATTGAGAAACTACTTATTTGGTGTGATTCTAATGGGTATGAAATGCAATTAAAAGTTTATAATTATTTCAAACCTAGCTTCAAGGAGAATTAATCAATCGCATTCTTCAATTTTATGACTTAAATGCAAAATAAGCATCGACTCCATGGCCCAATGGATAAGGCGCTGGTCTACGGAACCAGAGATTCTGGGTTcgatccccagtggagtcgttTTTGTTTTCGGACAATGTGATGCCATCAACGAATCAAAATCCATTTTCTAGCGTAAAACGTGGCGAGTGGAGTATGAATATCCTGCTCCCAtctatatattaatatatatatatatatataaggccATATGGGGCTGGGAAAGACCGTACGGGTGGGTAAATATGGAAGTATAGCCTTTAAAAGGAAAGTGAAGAATGCCACGTCAGGTTATGCATGTAGCGACGTGTATGATTAATTGATGAAAGGACAAAGtaggaaaggaggaagaaatttCGGACACTGGTATCATCACATTTTATAGGTGACCCACCTCTGCCTAGCTCTTCCTTATATCTTTCATCTTTTTTGAGAGTCTCTCTCGAGCTTTTGTTTCGTTCCCGATTCTGATCAAACACAATTGAGAGCAGAAAACAATGTCGACTCTTCAAGTCCCCGCATCGGTTCCCTCTGCATCCCAAGACAGCGAGCAACTAAGGAAAGCTTTTGCAGGTCTCCGGATTTCTTTCTCTGctctaattttcttctctctctcttattttattttatttttttaattcggCTCCTGATCTGATACTGTCTTAGTCGATTTTGCGCTTTGGTTTGATATCTTGCTACTCTGGTGGATCATTTGTGCTTGAATTGCTAGCCGGTTTATGGTTGTTTACTATTCTCCTTCTTCAATTTCTggagattgatttttttttttgtggatctGTTAAAGAAGAAGTACAATGTTGGCTTTTTGGTTGTGGATCTTATGATGTCTTAGGTTGATcataaatcttttatttttccggTGAAAATGTATAAAGTGTCTGACATATTTGACATTAGAAGTCTGTTTGTGTTTTGATTTAGATGTTGACTAGATCCTTAGGATTCGTCCCTGTTGATGAAGAACTGctgaatatttattttttcttacttGTTTTCTACAATGTTGTGTTCATGTCCATCAGATCTTGATCTATTTGTGCTCTCGTGATGACGATCATTAGATTGGATATGTAACTACACATGGTCATATGAATCAGAGTAACAGGCAAGGGTATGAGGGAAACCAAGTGTTTGATTGGAGATTAGTGGAGTTTATGATCCCATTTATATTTTTGAAAGTTTTAGTGGCTTAGCTTGGCCTTCTCTAGCTACTCTGTTTAAGCTTTGTATGGGATGGTCATGGATACTACAGTTGCAGATTTCAGGCCACAATTTCTGATGTCTTGTTAGACATGCTATATGTTTATCCTGTTGAATATTTTGTTCTCTCTGCTGAAGCTCGTTATGAAATTGTGACACCCGCGTATTTTATTGATTTACTGTAACATGTGTTGCTTTCCCTGTGTGGTACTGCATTCATGTTTTAGATGGTCTGATGATGAAACATCCTTGATCCACAGGATGGGGAACGAATGAGGATTTAATCATATCCATATTAGCTCACAGAAATGCAGTGCAGCGCAAGTTGATCCAACAAAGTTACAAGGAAACTTATGGAGTAGATCTCCTCAAGGATCTGGACAAAGAACTCTCAAGTGATTTTGAGGTCAGCTTCTAATCTGGAAATTTCTTCCAATCCAGTATTGTTTACTGGCATCCCAATTATGTCGATAAAGAATTACTATTGGATATCTTGGGATTTTTAATATGCTAAATGACATAATGCTTGATATGATAGTTACTCAGAAGCAGGGCCTTCCCCTGTTACTGGAAGGTCAGATTGATCGGGTTTAGCGCTAATACATATGACTGGCTGACTTCCCACAATGTTTGTGTTTTGCACAGAGAGCAGTACTGCTGTGGACACTGGATCCTGCTGAACGTGATACCATTTTAGCTAATGAAGCTACCAAGAGGTGGACTTCAAGCAACCAGGTCATTATGGAAATAGCTTGTACAAGGTCCTCACGTGAACTGTTTTTGGTGAGGCAAGCATATCATGCTCGTTTTAAGAGATCCCTTGAAGAAGATGTTGCACATCACACAAGTGGGGACTTCCGTAAGGTATAGCGACCCTCCCCTTGGCCATTATAATTTAATGTGTACTTGGACTCTAGGAGATTCCTggttgtttcacttgttttagttattagttttctttttccccctcgGGTTACATGTATACTGAATATGGTATATTCTTTGTCTTGATTGGAGAGAAATTCTCTTTCTCACTTaacaccccccccaccccctttttaaTCTTTGACTGGACTAATTTAATTTATACTTTGTAAGGAAGCAACCCATCATATGGGGTGTATCCTTGTAGCTGTATGTACCGCTGGATTTCTTTTGTTGGGCATGTTTGAAAACTAGAATTTCTTTCTAAAGGATCAATGGCTATCATATTCTCTGCCAAAGTTAAAAGTTAATcctttgaattttgaattttactttcatgCATGATGCTGATATGGAAAATAAGCTACCACATACTGTTACTCTACATTTCCATTCAACAGTGACATCTTGATTTATAGAAATAATTCATTTCTGGTGAAAATTATATCGAACATCATAAGGGAAAAACTGTTATGCATGAATGTATAATTAAAGACATCTTACTGTCTGTTAAATTGTTACCCTGTTTTTCTGCTTCGACTTGCATCAAATGTCCCTTCTTCACTCCCAGGTAGGAGAATGAGTTATTTACCTCTATTAAGGTTCCCCCACCCTTCTCTTATGCTCACAAAGTTTGTGCCATCTGATTTAATTACTTGACTCTTATCTAATCCCAGCTTTTAGTACCTCTTGTGAGCTCATACCGTTATGAGGGACCAGAGGTGAACATGACACTGGCAAAGCATGAGGCAAAGATACTccatgagaagatcaaagacaAGGCTTACAATGATGAAGAGATAATCAGGATTCTGAGTACAAGGAGCAAAGCACAACTCAATGCAACTTTCAACCACTACAATAATGAATTTGGCAATGCCATCAACAAGGTACGTGTATGGCTGTTATCTAATTTGAACCAACAGTATCAAAATATCCTTTATAAGGTCAGAATAGCAATAAAAATGAATAGATCAAGGAAATTAATGTTTTTGACATTGGAGATCCTTTATACCGGAACCACTTAAAGGTGGCAACGACAAATAGGATTGGCCATTTACATGGCTGTCATTTTCAAACTATTCATATAGTCAATATTACAAGCAAAATTGGATCCATGATCCGTTAgatgctcttttttttccttttgagtgcTGATTTTCGTCTGCTAGGTTCTAATCTGACTTTAAATCTGCTGTTTCTAGGATCTGAAAACTGATCCCAAGAATGACTTCCTTGCACTTCTTAGAGCTACCGTGAAGTGCTTGACCCTTCCAGAGAAATATTTTGAGAAGGTTCTTAGGATGGCGATCAACAAGATGGGAACTGATGAGTGGGCTCTTACTAGAGTTGTTACTACCCGGGCTGAGGTGGACATGCAGCAGATAAAGGAGGAGTACTACAAAAGGAACAGTGTCCCTCTCGATAAGGCCATCAGCAATGACACCTCTGGGGACTATGAAGCAATGCTTCTTGCCTTGATAGGGCATGGAAAGTCTTAAGCAACTGTTTGGATTTGTATTCGAGGACGATACTTCTCCATATGAGTGCAGAATGTGTATCTTGTTCAGTACCCATGCATCTATCCCATAGTTTGCTATGCCCTGGTTTTTTGCAGACCCTCTTTGTTGCAGCAGTGGTTCGGAATAAAGGAATGCAGTTTTAATTATATGCTGACATTGATCCTAAATTGGTTACTGTTAATGGTAGTTTTTGGAGAAAGAAGCAGGCATGCATGTACTCTCTATATTCTGTCAATCCTTCTATAGCAAGGACTCGAAACTTGGAATCAGTTCTGGAATGGTTTCAGTCGACTTGGGTCCGGTTGGCCCGAATCAATATGAAATCAGCCACTTTCTGCCCTAACCCTAGTTTTGGGGTGTGGATCTGCCATCCAATATTGGCTGatccaaattacattttctgGATATCGTAGGTCATTCTAGTTAACTATACACAGATAATAGTATTGCAGCAATACACTTTCTGTGCTTATCTTGGGGGTTAAATTGAATCCACAGAAGCTCCAGGATATGATTCAATCTCTACTGGAAGTTCTGGGTTTCAATCCCCTGAACTCAGTCACAATCTAGTGATGAGGGCCCAGACCCACGGTTCAAGGAATTGGGATCGGATCGGTTTAATTTGCCAATTTGGTAAGGAATCAGCCGCTACCAATCCCGATTTCGGTTGATCCAATCCAgtgagtttagggtttttttacaTTACTTGCGATTCTTTGTAGATTATGCCCAATACTTCCAAATTCGGATTGGAATCAGTAGTGATAGATTCGGGTCCCAACCCGATTACTTGAACGTGCCAGACTAATTATTATTGGGCCAAAACGCTGCCTCtattttagatttggattctaAATAAGAACTCAATTATTGTGGCGGTTGACCAATATTAGGAAGTCTAGAGACGTTGGCGGGGGCTTTATGAAGAgttattttttctgtttaaaaGTCTGCTTGTCTCAAATTTTTCTAGCTCGAGTTGTGGGTtggatttttagtttttaatacATGTTTAATACATGTTGTGTATTACATGTCTAGCTTTTAATGTGAAATTTTGTGCGATTACATAGTGTTCGAGTTGTTACTTTCTTGCTTAGTGGGGCTATCAAGATTTTTTATCTCATTCTTCATTCTATGAAAGTAGGTTAGGTGATAGATTATCTTGATGGTAGAAGTAATACATGTAGAACGCTTTGACTTGACCGATCTATTTTGTACGTCAGGTATATAATTAGTATTTTATTATAATCTATCGTTATAAGCATGTGATTGATTTTTAGTGTTGCATTAGGTTGACAACctacacttattataattagtcattccccgtcaatctttttgcatagatCCTTGCATTCGTCCTTTCTTTGAATCCACATGTAATCGGCCCTATTAAgttaaaataagattttgaatgTTATTAAAGTCCTAGTGTATTTACCACATGTGCATTACTATATAAAACTCTTTTAAGTCAATATCTATATTTATATATAGGACTTGTTCCTCCTCTCATTCTAATGTCACTCATAATTGGAGCTCAGCAAGAGAGGAGATATGTATTGTTCCTATTATTAATTAACCACACCAACTAACATAACTACTAATATACTTCTAACTCATTCATGCCAATTGTAACACCACGAGTGCACCCCTTCGGCCTTCCACGTAGCAACACCTTAACACGCCCTTCCACGTATGTAGAATCCTTACCGACAGTTGCGCGCTCGCTTTCTCGCTTTCTCGCTCTCTACTGGAGTTCTATCCTGGGGAGTTGTTGAGTCGACCAAACTTGTAAGAATTTTTACAGAGACGACGATGGATTTGAGGTTCGAAAACCAACATTGAACTCTGAAAACCATTCCCACGGCTGGGTTTGAAGAAAACGTGACCATCTGCCCAATCGCAACTAGGTATGGTCGATCGTCCCTAGCAAGTTGCCGCTTCCAACCTTCATTTGCCTTAATAACAACCTGGTTCGGTTGTCATTTCTCGCTTTAATTCCTCAGTTCTTTGTCCATGCATTTGCTAAAGTGTATGAGTTTGATCTTCATTGTTAGTTTATCTGAATTATTTTTAGTTCAAGAAAGCAATTCTTGGGCATCTTAAATTTCGTGTGAACTTAGGTATTGGTTGTGAATGGGTCTGGCATTAATTTTTTATGCTCTTCGGTGGGATATCTGGGTGTGTAAGCAGTGGCTTTGGTCCTTGACTATTTGTGGTGGGTGGATTCTCTAGAATCTTAAGCCATTCACTTCTATTTGAGTCACTGTGGAGGGCTTGGAAATAGAATCCTTGAGGATGTCTACATTTCCATGTAACAATTACTGGACAAAATTAGGAGCTGGCATTCTGGTTTGGGTGTCATTTTTAAACGTTTGAAGGGGTTCTGGTAATGGACCATATGATGAAACAGATGATTGTGGATGACAAACCTTTTTCGTGTAGCTTTTTGTACAGATCTCTCTATGTGATTCTGTGCTTTCTCTATCTTCTTAATCAAGGGCTCATTCCctcatttctttctttagtAACAATTACCCTACTTGTATTATATGGAAGAAGCGAGAATACTGATGAGGGCTGAGTAATCCCTTCTATTGGGTTTTAATCTTTAAACAACTTAAAGGGTTAGAGTTTCCTGTTTCTAAGACTGTTGAGGCAGAAATTTGCGCATAAGCTGTTTTGCTTCTGATTCTCATGTAAATCAATCTATGTCTGTACTCCTTTTGTATTATGTTTCAATTCTTTAGTAAATCCATGTATTAGTTGAGCAGATTCTAACCTCAATTATATGATTACTATTGCGAGTGAAAAAACTCTTGACTGTGCTGTTTTTCCCCTTGCCTATGGTTTCCTGCATATTGGTTTACGTACAGGTGTTTAGACTTTCAATCCGAGATATGCTTTCCTGCCTATAGTTTGTATTTTGGGCAGAGAAAGGATTTATTTGCCATCTTATTATAACCCAGAAAAGAGTACTTATGTTATTGTACTTGGATTTTTCTTCTAGAAGTGATTTTCCCTTGTTCTGCTCTCATCTTATCAAGGATTTGATGGCTTACACCTTTTCTTTTATCAATAACCATAAGCCTTAACTACAACTTGATTTATTTTATCAATAACCATAGCATgggttttccctttttctcttgaaATATAATTTCTCTCTTAAATGTAATTCTGATTTTCATCTGGATTTCAGAACTTAGGAGCCTTAGGTGACTGGAAATCCATCTACTCTCTTACTGAATTCACACAGCTACAGGGGAGCTCACAAGGTGGCACATACTGGTGTTGCTCTTACATCTCTTATCGTTTCTGAGAGTCTCTCGCGCTTTCGTTCTAGATTCTGAACAGCAACAGTTGAGAGCAGAAAAAAATTTCGACTCTTCTGGTACATGTGCCGTTTCCCTCTGTATCCCAAGACTGTGAGCAGCTTAGGAATGCTTTTGCAGGTCTCTGTAATTCTTTCTCTGCTCTAACTTttcttctcactttttttttttttagcctctGATCGAAAATTATCTTAGTCCATTTTGCACTTTGGCTTGATATTATGCACTCTGGTGGATCATTTTTTGCTTGAACTGCTAGTCGGTTTATGATAGTTAACTAGTTTCCTTATTCAATGCAAGGATATTGATACTTTTATTGTGGTTCTGTTAAAGAGAAGTGCAAAGTTGGCTTTTTGGTTGTGGATCTTATAATCTTCGATTGATCATAATTCTTTCTTTTGCTGGTGAAAATGTATAATATGTCTGACAAATTTGACGTTAGAAGTCTGTTTGTGTTTTGATTTAGATGTTGAAATAGATTCTTGGTATGATCGTTAGGATTTAGTACCTGGTGGTGAAGATCTGctgcatgtttttttttttcccttctttcttgtttttacAAAGTTATGTTCATGTCTCCCATCAAATCTTGATCTATTTGTGCTTTCATGGATGAATATCAGTAGATTGGATATGTAGCTACACATGGTCATATGAATCAGAGTGACAGGAAGGGTATTAGGGAAACCAAATGTTTGCTTGGAGATTTGTGGAGTTTATGACCCCATTTGCATAATCaatatttgggggggggggatcacTGCTcgtatatatattttaaaaattttagtgGCTTAGTTTGGTTTTCTGTAGCGACATTGTTTCACAGCTTTGAACGGAATGTCATGGATACTACAGTTGCAGATTTCATGCCACAATTTCTGATATCTTGTTAGAGATGCTTTTTGTTTATCCTGTTGAATATTTTGTTCTCTCTATTGAAGCTTGTTGCAAAATTGTGACTTGCGTATCGTTTGATTTAGCAGAACATGTGTTGCTTTCCCTGTATGGTACTGCTTTCATGTTTTAGATGGACTGACGACATATCCTTGATCAATCTCAAACAGAATGGGAAACAAATGAGGGGTTAATAGTATACATATTAGCTCACAGAAATGCAGCGCAGCGCAAGTTGATCCGACAAACTTACAGGGAAACTTATGGAGTAGCCTCAAGGATCTGGACAAAGAACTCCCAAGTGACCTTGAGGTCAGTTTTCAACCTGGACATTGCTCCAATCCAGCATACTGGCTCCCAGTCCAACTTGATATCATAATATACTCAGAAGCAGGGCTTTATCCTGTTATTGGAAGGTCAGATTGATCAGGTTTAGTGCTAAAAATCTGATTCGCTGACTTCCCACAATGTATGTGTTTTGCACAGAGAGCAGTACTTCTGTGGACACTGGATCCTGCTGAACGTGATGCTGTTTTACTTAATGAAGCTATCAAGAGTTGGACTTCAAGCAATCAGGTCATTATGGAAATAGCTTGTACAAGGTCCTCACATGAACTGTTTTTGGTGCGGCAAGCCTATCATGCTTGTTTTAATAGATCCCTTGAAGATGATGTTGCACAACACACAAGTGGGAACTTCCGCAAGGTATAGCCACCCTCCACTTGGCCTTTATAATTTTACACTTACTAGGACTCTAACATCTTCCTGATTGCTTTGGCTGtcttagtaattttttttctcagcTGGGTACATGTAATCTCTAAATATGGTATATACATTGTGTTGATTAGAGAGAAATTCTCTTTCTCACTTGACACCCCCCACTTTTTAATCTTTGACATATTTACTGGAGTAAATTTAATTTACATTTTGTGAGGAAGCAAGCCATCATATGGGGTGTATATTTCTAGCTGTAGCGTACCTCTAGATTTCTTTTGTTAGCATGTTTGTGAACTAGAATTTCTTTCTAAAGGATCTTGATTTATAGaaataatcaatgcatgaatgtatAATTAAAGACAGCTCACTGTCTATTCAATTGCTTTACCTCAGTTTTCTGCTTTGACTTGCATCTGTGCCCTTTTCACTCCCAAGTAGGAGATTGAGCTAGTtaccttcccccaccccccactccTTTTCACGTATGTTCACATAGTTTGTAACATCTGGTTGAATGACTTGACTCTCATCTAATCCCAGCTTTTAGTACCTCTTGTGAGCTCATACCATTGTGAGGGAGAAAAGGTGAACATGACACTGGCAAAGCATGAGGCGAAGATACTCCGTGAGAAGATCACAGACAAGGCTTACAATGATGAAGAGATTATCAGGATTCTGAGCACTAGGAGGAGTGGTTCACAACTATATGAGACTTTCGAGCACTACACTAATGAATTGGCAATGCCATCAACAAGGTATGTGTATGACTTTTACTCTAATTTAAACCAACTGTACTAATGTCTGCTAGAAGTTCTGAATAGCTATAAAAATGAATAGATCGAGGAAATTAATGCTTT
This genomic stretch from Macadamia integrifolia cultivar HAES 741 chromosome 2, SCU_Mint_v3, whole genome shotgun sequence harbors:
- the LOC122088960 gene encoding annexin D1-like — protein: MSTLQVPASVPSASQDSEQLRKAFAGWGTNEDLIISILAHRNAVQRKLIQQSYKETYGVDLLKDLDKELSSDFERAVLLWTLDPAERDTILANEATKRWTSSNQVIMEIACTRSSRELFLVRQAYHARFKRSLEEDVAHHTSGDFRKLLVPLVSSYRYEGPEVNMTLAKHEAKILHEKIKDKAYNDEEIIRILSTRSKAQLNATFNHYNNEFGNAINKDLKTDPKNDFLALLRATVKCLTLPEKYFEKVLRMAINKMGTDEWALTRVVTTRAEVDMQQIKEEYYKRNSVPLDKAISNDTSGDYEAMLLALIGHGKS